The following proteins come from a genomic window of Miscanthus floridulus cultivar M001 chromosome 2, ASM1932011v1, whole genome shotgun sequence:
- the LOC136537859 gene encoding mitochondrial pyruvate carrier 1-like yields MSAAFKAFLGTQSQWAPKTTHFWGPVSNWGIILASVSDTKKPPEMISGNMTGVLCVYSALFVRFAWMVRPRNYFLMVTHSCNECVQLYQLSRWARAQGFMEKKELGGPTVKIDHKP; encoded by the exons ATGTCGGCGGCGTTCAAGGCGTTCCTAGGAACGCAGTCCCAGTGGGCCCCCAAGACGACGCACTTCTGGGGACCCGTCTCCAACTGGGGCATCATCCTCGCG AGTGTGTCTGACACAAAAAAGCCTCCTGAAATGATATCCGGCAATATGACAGGAG TTTTGTGTGTGTATTCTGCACTCTTCGTCAGGTTTGCATGGATGGTACGACCTCGGAACTACTTCCTTATGGTAACCCACAGCTGCAACGAATGTGTTCAGCTCTACCAGTTGTCTCGGTGGGCTAGGGCTCAAGG GTTCATGGAGAAGAAAGAGCTAGGAGGCCCAACGGTGAAGATTGACCATAAACCATAG